The Pirellulimonas nuda genome includes a region encoding these proteins:
- a CDS encoding HesB/IscA family protein — protein MSVTLTEKAAGEVKRIIENQHIDETHFLRIGVAGGGCSGFSYQLGFANDFDEKADVRNEFFGVPVVIDKKSALYLDGTTVDFHEGVDARGFKFENPNAVKSCGCGSSFQA, from the coding sequence ATGAGCGTTACCCTGACCGAGAAGGCGGCCGGCGAGGTCAAGCGGATCATCGAGAACCAACACATCGATGAGACGCACTTCCTGCGGATCGGCGTCGCCGGCGGCGGATGCAGCGGGTTTTCGTACCAGCTCGGGTTCGCCAACGACTTCGACGAGAAGGCGGATGTCCGCAATGAGTTCTTCGGCGTCCCCGTGGTGATCGACAAGAAGAGCGCCCTGTACCTGGACGGCACCACCGTCGACTTCCACGAAGGGGTCGACGCCCGCGGGTTCAAGTTCGAGAACCCCAACGCCGTAAAGTCATGCGGCTGCGGCAGCTCGTTCCAGGCCTAG
- a CDS encoding Flp family type IVb pilin: MRLLIRLLTEEDGPTAVEYAVLLAMITAACLGAVGTMSQATADSFDSSATQISGALGS, from the coding sequence ATGCGTCTACTCATCCGACTGCTGACCGAAGAAGATGGCCCCACCGCCGTCGAATACGCGGTGCTGCTGGCGATGATCACCGCCGCGTGCCTGGGTGCAGTAGGAACGATGTCGCAGGCGACCGCGGACAGCTTCGATTCCTCGGCGACGCAGATCAGCGGCGCCCTAGGTTCGTAA
- the queA gene encoding tRNA preQ1(34) S-adenosylmethionine ribosyltransferase-isomerase QueA, whose translation MPDSSLFLDYDLPRELIAQEPLRNRADARLMVLHRETGRIDHRHVRDLPELLRSGDRMVVNDTRVLPAQLVGARKATGGRWQGLYLGSEPSGEWRIVCKTRGRLQPGDAIELEDRDGRPTHRIWMLERQDGGQWIAKLDPDEPVLDALAKIGRVPIPHYIRGGRAVDADARSYQTVFARRPGAVAAPTAGLHLTEPLMRLLTKHGVSFSAVTLHVGLGTFRPIASAGVEAHVMHSETGELNEKAVAEITATRAAAGRVIAVGTTSVRVLETAALRSGEEVQPWSGETDLYIRPPHSFAMVDALMTNFHFPRTTLLLMVQALSGSELLRRAYHEAIEQRYRFYSYGDAMLIL comes from the coding sequence ATGCCAGACAGCTCACTGTTCCTCGACTACGACCTGCCGCGCGAGCTCATCGCGCAGGAGCCCCTGCGCAACCGCGCAGACGCCAGGTTGATGGTGCTGCACCGCGAGACCGGCCGGATCGACCACCGCCACGTCCGCGACCTACCGGAACTGCTCCGCTCAGGCGACCGCATGGTGGTGAACGACACCCGCGTGCTCCCCGCCCAACTGGTCGGCGCCCGCAAGGCCACCGGCGGACGCTGGCAGGGGCTCTACCTGGGCTCCGAGCCCAGCGGCGAGTGGCGCATCGTCTGCAAGACACGCGGCCGCCTGCAGCCGGGCGACGCCATCGAGCTCGAGGACCGCGACGGCCGCCCCACGCACCGCATCTGGATGCTGGAGCGTCAGGACGGGGGGCAGTGGATCGCCAAGCTCGACCCAGACGAACCCGTCCTCGACGCGTTGGCCAAAATCGGCCGGGTGCCGATCCCGCACTACATCCGCGGCGGCCGCGCGGTCGACGCAGACGCCCGCAGCTACCAAACCGTGTTCGCCCGTCGCCCCGGGGCCGTGGCGGCGCCGACCGCGGGGCTCCACCTCACCGAGCCGCTCATGCGGCTGCTGACCAAGCACGGGGTGTCGTTCTCTGCCGTGACGCTGCACGTGGGCCTGGGGACGTTCCGCCCCATCGCCTCGGCCGGGGTCGAGGCGCACGTCATGCACTCAGAAACCGGGGAGTTGAACGAGAAGGCCGTGGCCGAGATCACCGCCACCCGGGCCGCGGCCGGCCGGGTCATCGCGGTCGGCACCACCAGCGTGCGGGTGCTAGAGACCGCGGCGCTGCGTTCCGGAGAAGAGGTCCAGCCTTGGAGCGGAGAGACCGACCTCTACATCCGCCCCCCGCACAGCTTTGCGATGGTCGACGCCTTGATGACCAACTTCCACTTCCCCCGCACAACGCTGCTGCTGATGGTGCAGGCCCTCTCGGGGAGCGAGCTGCTGCGACGCGCGTACCACGAGGCGATCGAGCAGCGGTACCGGTTCTACAGCTACGGCGACGCGATGCTGATCCTCTAG